The genome window GCCTTCGGGATCGCGATCGCCTTCGGTTTGTGCAATTTCACCAATCTTACTCGTATGAAGATTTTGTCGAAGGCTTCCGGCCCACAGAGACCGGCTTCGCGCTGAAATCTGGCAAGTTCGTGGAGTTTTGCCGGGAGGCGGAAGGCGATCCCGATCGGACTTACGTTTTCATCATTGATGAGATCAATCGGGGCAACCTCAGCAAGATCATGGGCGAGCTGATGGTCCTGATTGAGCCCGACAAGCGCGAAGCTGAGTGGGCCATGCCGCTTGCCTCTGGCCGTGCACCATTCTTCGTGCCGAAGAACGTCTACTTACTTGGCCTGATGAACACGGCAGACCGATCGCTGGCCGTGGTCGACTATGCGCTCCGCCGGCGGTTCGCCTTCGTTGGTCTGCAGTCAAACTTGTCTTCCCCGAAATTCCGTGAGCAGCTTACCGGAGCCGGAGTGTCGGACGCACTAGTCACAACGCTTGTCGAGCGTGTCGGGCTTCTCAACGCGGAGATCGTGGGCGACGTCGCGAACCTGGGCCCAGGCTTTGCGATCGGTCATAGCTTCTTCTGCTCTGGTCCCCTCGATGAAGAGGACGAGACGGACTGGTACGCTCGCGTGATCCGCACCGAAATCGCGCCGTTGCTCCGGGAGTATTGGTTCGACGCTCCCATCAAGGCTGAGCAGTGGACCGAGCAACTTCTCGCGGCACACTGAGCCAGTCCGTCGTGATCCCGATCGAGAACATTTACTACCTGTTCTGTTACGCTTGGAACAGGTTTGAGGAAGCTCAGGCGATCCCGCTTGGCGCCTCCCCAAGCCCCGACCTGCCAAACCTGCTCGGACGAGTGCTGCTCCATGGAACAAGGCGTCTGCTGCGCCGGGGTCTCGATCGCAACTACCAGGACCGGACCGAGGACCTTGCCACCGTGCGCGGCCGCATTGAACTCGGCGACACGATGCAACTGCAAGCAAGAAGTATCCGGCGGCTAGTGTGTGAGTTCGACGAGCTCAGTCACGACTTGCTGCACAATCAAATCATCAAGGCGTCGTTGCGCCGCTTGGCGCGGGCCGAATCCATCGAGCAAAGCCTTGCGAAGGAGCTCGTGCGAACGGCTGCGCGCATGCCAGATGTGACCGACATTTGGCTCGACCGCTCGGCCTTCGCTCGAGTCCAGCTTCACCGCAACAATGCCTATTACGACTTGCTCCTCAAAGTCGCTGAGCTCGCATTCGACTGCTTGCTCCCGGAAGCGGGCGGACATGGCTTCGCATTTCAAGATATTCTGCGCGACGAAACGAAGATGGCTCGGGTGTTCGAAGACTTCGTGCGAAATTTTTACCGCACTGAACAGACCGCGCTGCAGGTCTTGCCTTTGACTGTCTCATGGGATGCACTGCCGCTTTCAAGAACAGGGACCGGCCGCCTGCCTGCAATGATCGCGGACATTTACCTGAAGGGTGCCGAGCGGCGCCTGATCATCGACACCAAGTACTATGCGAACGCACTACAGCGCAGCTTGCACGGCACCGAAAGTTTTCAGTCGAGCAATCTCTATCAGCTCTTCGCTTACCTAAAGAATGCGGCCGCGGACCCGCTCTTTGCCAGCTGCGAGGGGATGCTGCTGTATCCGATGAACGGCAGCCGCCTCAAAGAAACGTTCCTTATACAGGAGCATCCTGTCACGCTTGCCACGATCGACCTGGCTCTTCCGTGGCCCGAGATCGCCGAAAGCCTCCTGACCTTGTTACAGCCGATCGAAATTGGCGCGGAATAGAGAAGGGTCGTGCCGAACCATCAACGACGCCGCGACTTCCTCGACAACGAGGTTAGATTGGCTGCCTGTATCGACATTGCGGGAAATTAGAGCAGCCGAGAAAGCGACCGTGAGCGCCTTCCCGCTCAACCAATGCTCCGTCGCACGTCGCGACCCCGCACCGGTTCAGAGGTAAGCGGGAGTGGCGTCCACCGCTCTGCCGCTGCCGTTTCTGCCTCTGCTTGAATGCCCATGGAGCCTCTGGGTTCTCAGTTGCCCAGAGACCTCGCCGATGGCGTCGAGCATCATGCTGAGCTGAGAAGTACTCTTCCTCGCGATCGAAAGAATATTGCGTAACGACCCAAGCCCACCCGTTCACTATCATCTCAAGTTCTATGTTTCGTGTGACCGTTCGAGCGTTCCGTACCATCCCTTGCCCCGCTTTCCCGTTCACGAAGTAAGCCACGTGCCCCTCGCCCAATTCCTCGGTCACATAAGCCATGCAGAGCAGCCGCTTGTATTGATCCAGTGGAAGGTCGGGGGAAGACTCTTTGACGATCGGATCGACGCGTAGTTTTCTGCCTCCGATCAGATGGTGCAGCGCCTGCTGAGCCTCCGGTCCGAAGGGCTGCTTCATCTCAGGAGCATCGATAAATGCAAAACGAAATGGGACGCGAGGCAACCACTTCTCACGCACCGGATGCCAGACATCAGCGGCAAATCCGTCCCCGTCGAACACCTTCGTCGGCTTGGCCCACAAGAAGTCGGTGTCTTCCACCACCTCTGGTGTATCCGGGGCGATAATGAAGCGCGGTTGGAGCGGCATCGTTCTTCGCAGGGGGGTGACGACAGCGGCAGAGCTTAGGATAAGGAATATAAGATCAACAAAGTGTCCGTGGATAGCCGGGCTGGGACTGTTTGATCCGCAGGCGAACCGCTCAATCTGGACGCTTGTTCAGCAAGCCACCCCGTTGGAAGGACCCGTTCCCCCTCAAACAGCGCCGCCTAGTCCGATTGGAGGCGCAAAGGTGAATCGTTGCGCGCGGCGTCGCCGACCGAGTACATAGAAGCATGGCGACGCAACAACGCACGATCGGCTACCTGGTCGAACAGTCGTCCAGCGCGGGTATGGTGTCAGCAAAGCCGATGTTCGGCGAGTTCGGACTGTACGTCGACGGCAAGATGATCGGGTCCGTCTGCGACGATCAGCTCTTCCTGAAGCCGACGGCAGCGGGCCGCGTCCATGCCGAACCGGTTCCTGAAGCGCCGCCATATCCCGGTGCCAAACCGCAGCTGCTAATCGAAGCCGATCGTTGGGACGATGCCAGATGGCTCGGCGAGCTGCTGCGCATCACGGCTGCGGAGCTGCCGGCACCTAAGTCTCGAAAAGCGAAGCGGAGCGAGTAGGCACCCGGACCTCAAGTGGCCTACGAGCAGACGCTCGCCGAAAGGTCAATTTGAGTGTCGGCAAGTGGTCGGAAGCAGCCCGTCCGCTTACGGCAGCTTTCGGCCCACGGCAGACATTAGAAGATTTCCAGTAGGTCCCAGCTCGAGCCGAAAGAAACTGAAGGCTGCTTCGGTGGGGTATCAGAGTTCCTGCTTGACGGGGGTCCCCCGTCACCCTATGTGGGGGTGGTCCGACTCGCAATTAGCGGAAAACGGCATTTATTTCCGACAGGAGATCGCCATGAAGAACATCTACAATCCGGTCACACTTGAACGTCATCCAGTTATCGGTGACGACTTCTACCGTGCGTTTGACGCCGGCAACCTCGCTCCAGTTTACGATAGCCCGGAGGGAGCACGCCTCCTTGAGCTCCTGACTTCTGTTCACGGGATTTGCGCCCTCGTGGGCGCGGTAAGTGCTGCCCCTACCAAGCCCCCGATGCCAGCCGTTGAGGGTATGATTCGCGACCAGCTTGGTGCTGATGTTCTCTGCCGCCACGACATGAAGCAGCTTACCGGTCGAGCGTTAAGACAGATAGTCGAATATCTCGGCGGTGAATGGGAAGGGCGAGGCACTCCGATCACAGTCACGTCTCAGTTCACGAAGGGCTCGACTTACTCGTTCCCCGATTTCCAACGGCGCGAAAAGAAACGGCGGGAAGCTGAGTAACGCGGCCTCTCCCATGTCAGGGCCGCCTCAGATTTGGAACATCGCCAGAGGTCGCTAAGCTGCCGAGGCGAGAGGGGGGGGAATATGCATTGGACGATTGAACGACTTCAAGCGCTGTCATCGAAGCAGCGCGAGACTCTTTTCGACAACGCTCGCCAACAGAATAGTCCCGACGCGGCACAGATTGTGCGGCTGCTGTTGGAAAACGATTTGCTCGTCCGCGAAGGTGGCGGATACTCGCGCGACCACCCGATCATCCAACGTATTGAAGAGGTCATCCGGTCAGATGAAGGGCGTGCTGCTGCCAAAGGCGCCACGGATCAGGGAGAGGCCGCAATGGCGGGAGTTGATCCGCTGCTCTCGGCTGCTCTCGGGCGCGACTATGGCGAGCGCGACACAACAAACTGGGCGGGATCACTAACTGCCGAAATCATGGCAGAGGCTGGATACATCCAGACAGGTAAGAAGGCTCTGCCTCCTACCTGCGTGGCAAAGACCGCTGCATTCTTCGAAAAGCGTGGGCGGTAAGCACTCCTTTGTAGTGCACAAACTAGCGGAGCATTGTCATGCGTGAACTAGAACCTTTTTCAGATGAAGCATGCGCTCTGATGATGGAGCATGAGGGAACTTACCTTTTGTTCTGGCGGGAGCAGCGGGGCCTTACCCAAGAGCAACTCGCTGCCCGCTCCGGCTTGGATCTTCAACGTATTCAGGTGCTTGAGAGTGACTACGACGCGATGACCGCAGAAGAGGCTGCCGCGTTGGCCGAGACACTCCGTGTAACCCCCGAAAACATTGTGATGCCTGATGACATGATCGGCGACACTATGCTCCCATATGAGCCGAACGCCTGATGTTCGACCAACATCAACCGGGTTCGCGCGATGTCTACCGAACAAGTGAACTTGGAGTGATGATCTCACGCGCCATTGCAGATCACGCGGAAGAGATCAGAAACACCGCCGAGTCTGGTGATCCACCGCTCTGCGTGGTTGCACCCATCGTTTGCGAGCACATCGATGAAAACATCTACTGGCGCCTGGCTGAAAGGCTGATCGGCGAACTGCTTGGGCCTGATTTTGAGCCAATCGGTCGGAAAGAGGTTCCGATTAGCGGGTATCGGCGCGGTCGATGTTACACGCGCCGAGTTCAGCCGATTACCGTGTGAGGTCGCCAAAGGTCTGCAACCTTTTCGATCGACGCGGAGAATCCGATGTCAAAATGCTGGGCATGCACGCACGTAGGGCATCGGCGAGAAAGCAACGAAGACACAGTAGAGGTCTCCTCACGCAATCCGCACGGAAAGCTCCATCGTTGGAGAGGCTACGTCTCGAACAATGGGGGCTGGGCGCTGGTTGCAGACGGCATGGGGGGGCACGCTGCGGGAGAAGTCGCTAGCGAGTTGGCTCTCGAATTGCTTCGACCCGTGATGCACCGGCTTGAAGATGAGGGCGAAGTCACAAGCGCACTTAACGCGGTGAACGACGGCCTCTTCGAAGCGATGGCGCGAAACCCCGCGCTTTATGGAATGGGCACAACCATCGCTGGAGTTGTCCTGCGCGGCACAGAGGCACTCGCGTTCAACGTTGGTGACAGCCGTATCTATATGTTCTCGGAAGGCAAGCTCACGAGGTTGAGCATTGATCATGTGATTGACGGTCACGTTCTGACTCAGTGCCTGGGCGGCTACTCGGGAGCTCCGCTAAAGCCGCATGCGCGAAGGTTTCGGCTTGAACCCTATTCGAAACTGATGATTTGCTCAGACGGTCTGACGGACCTGGTGTCAGATGATGAGATCGCGGGTTTGCTGTCAGGCCACAGTGGCGCGTTTCCAGCGCTTCGGCTCACAAAGTCAGCCCTAAAGGCGGGAGGGGACGATAACATCTCAGTCGTTGTTTTCGAGATAGATCTGGATGACTTCTAAGGAGCGCGCCTGGCGCGCTAGCTAGCACCGCTAGATAGCGGGGGGCGTAAACGGCTTCTTTTCTAGGTTGAGGGACTCGTCGAGAACATGAGCCGCAGGCAGAATCAATGTCAGCTTTCGACCGTCAAGCGGTCAAATACCGCGTGGAATGCTCGACGGTAAATGACGGCGAAAGCACCTAAGGCAGACATTCGGCTAACCGGCGAAGTGAGCTAATCGTGAGCGGCTTGGATGGGCGCTATTCAGAGGTACGACGGGCGGCCGCTATTTCCGCTGGGTCCCCGATGATCACTCGTGCCGCTTTGTGCCCAGACGAGCCTGGTTAGCTCTCGTAAACAGACCACCAGGCAGGCCAGCGAACTTTGTTAGGCATACGAGCAGCGGCGAGGACAATTCTTTGCTCATCCACTGCAAGCTGCCGATCCCCAAGGCGCGCCAGGGCTTCTTCGATCACCCAAGTCTCAAGGGCAAGCCGAGCACTCGGCCTGTATCCATCAAGCAGCGTCGCAACACCGATCTGCTGGATCGTTTGGCGGAGATCACCAGGTTCTGGGTAGACAGAATACACGATTACCCGAGATTGCTGTGGGGGCGAGTGCAGAGCATCAAACTCGAAAGCTTGAAGTGCAGCTCGCGTCATCACGCTGTCCCCTGCTAGCCCCTTCGCAGTTAGCTGGAGTAGAAATGCTTCATCAGCTCGCACCCGTCGTTCCACTCCCTCCTCGCGCACCGTGACCATCTGACCGAGGATAGCATCGTAAAGGTCTTTCTCTCGTCTCCCGCGAGGCCTTCCCCGAGGGTTGCCGCTTGTGCCCGGCTTGAACCTGGAGCCGATTGGCGGACAGCCCCAACCAACCTTTCCATTTTGATCGTCACTCATGATCGGGACCTTGCGGCCAGGCGACGGAGTCCGGATCGCGAGTTTGCGACTTAAGCGCGCGAATGTCTTTGTTGCTAAGCTGACGGCCTTTGCCCCGAGCTAGGCCGCGTGCGACAGCCCAAGGCTCTAGCACTAGCTGCGGTCCGCCGTGCGACTGAGACATCCCGGGCACCTCGGCGGCAATACCCAGAGCAAGCATGGCCCGGTCGACGCTTTGAGGTCTGTCCTGTTTGACGAGGAACGTCACGAGAGTGCGTCGCGCGGGCTCGTTGCCCTTCTCATGCGCCTGGATCCGCTTGAGTATCTCACGGATGGCCATTCGCTTGCCTGCAAGTGCCTGCTGGAGCGTTTTGTAGAGAAGCGCCTCCGCGAGGGTCAGCTCGCGTTCGATCCCGTCCATCTGAACTTTGATCTTGCGACCCCGAAGCTGGGCGAACGGCGAATCCGACCCGGTCTGACAACGGCCCTGAGGCTTGCCCTTCCGAGGGCCCGCCCTCCCGGACTTCGAGCGAGCCGATGCTTTAGGATGGGAGATCTCATGCATCGGAGCCGCCTTCGACTATCCGACGCGGAGTTCCGCCGGTCATGGCGGTCCAGCGATCGAGAGCCACGTCTACGTAGGCCGGATCAATGTCGAGACCCCGAAATCTCCGCCCCGTACGCTCACTGGCTATGAGGGTAGTGCCCGAACCTAAAAAGGTATCAAGCACGAGGTCGCCACGCTGTGTGACATCCTGGATTGCGTCAGCGACCAATGCGGTGGGCTTTACGGTCGGGTGCAGCTTCAGGTCGCCACGCTTGGCGCCCTGGAACGAGTTAACGGAAGCATAGTCCCATACGTTCGTGCGGTTGCGACCGTGCCGCCCAAGCTCAACTGCGTTCGTGTGGGGCGCCGTGCCGACGCGGTAGACAGACACGAGCTCGTGCTTTGACCGGTAAAGGGACCCCATTCCGGCGTTGGACTTGTTCCAAACACATAGGTTCAGCTGATCGCCGTAGAGCTCGTCCCCTACGGCCGTCAGATCGCCCATGTGCCGCCAGTCCATGCAAACGAAGTGGACGGCGCCATCGCGGGAACTTGCAACGCAGTTACCCACGGTTGCCATGAGGAATGAGCGAAATTCCGAGGTGCTCATTTCCCCGGACGCCATGGCGAATTCCCGATGTTTCGTTTTGACGTTGGCATGACCCTGTATGGCGACGTTGTACGGAGGGTCGAGGAAGCAGCAGTCAACTTTGCCCCAACCACCAATAACTTCCCGAACAAAGGCGGCGTCACGTGCGTCGCCACATCCAATCCGATGGTCTCCCAACTCCCATATATCTCCGAGGCTAGCCCGCGGCTCGGCCCTTACCTCCGGGATGGCATCGTCGTCCGGGTCAGCCACCGGGTTTAGCAGGACATCGATTTCGCCGCTTGAGAAGCCGGTTGCTTCAAGATCAATCTCGATACCACCTGACACCAGCTCGCCGAGCTCAAGCCGCAGCAGGTCAACATCCCAGCCAGAGTTGAGAGCAATCTTGTTATCAGCCAACCGCAGTGCCCGGGCCTGGTCCGGAGTGAGGTCTCGAAGCTCAATCACTGGGACGCTGGTTAAGCCAAGTTCGCGAGCAGCAATTAGCCGCCCGTGACCAGCAATGATTACGCCAGCATTGTCGACAAGAATGGGATTGGTAAATCCGTTAGCTTTGATGGAGGCCCTAAGTTGCGCAAT of Sphingomonas mesophila contains these proteins:
- a CDS encoding thermonuclease family protein — its product is MPLQPRFIIAPDTPEVVEDTDFLWAKPTKVFDGDGFAADVWHPVREKWLPRVPFRFAFIDAPEMKQPFGPEAQQALHHLIGGRKLRVDPIVKESSPDLPLDQYKRLLCMAYVTEELGEGHVAYFVNGKAGQGMVRNARTVTRNIELEMIVNGWAWVVTQYSFDREEEYFSAQHDARRHRRGLWATENPEAPWAFKQRQKRQRQSGGRHSRLPLNRCGVATCDGALVEREGAHGRFLGCSNFPQCRYRQPI
- a CDS encoding PP2C family protein-serine/threonine phosphatase, with the translated sequence MSKCWACTHVGHRRESNEDTVEVSSRNPHGKLHRWRGYVSNNGGWALVADGMGGHAAGEVASELALELLRPVMHRLEDEGEVTSALNAVNDGLFEAMARNPALYGMGTTIAGVVLRGTEALAFNVGDSRIYMFSEGKLTRLSIDHVIDGHVLTQCLGGYSGAPLKPHARRFRLEPYSKLMICSDGLTDLVSDDEIAGLLSGHSGAFPALRLTKSALKAGGDDNISVVVFEIDLDDF
- a CDS encoding helix-turn-helix domain-containing protein, producing MRELEPFSDEACALMMEHEGTYLLFWREQRGLTQEQLAARSGLDLQRIQVLESDYDAMTAEEAAALAETLRVTPENIVMPDDMIGDTMLPYEPNA
- a CDS encoding DUF5681 domain-containing protein — encoded protein: MHEISHPKASARSKSGRAGPRKGKPQGRCQTGSDSPFAQLRGRKIKVQMDGIERELTLAEALLYKTLQQALAGKRMAIREILKRIQAHEKGNEPARRTLVTFLVKQDRPQSVDRAMLALGIAAEVPGMSQSHGGPQLVLEPWAVARGLARGKGRQLSNKDIRALKSQTRDPDSVAWPQGPDHE
- a CDS encoding TfoX/Sxy family protein, producing MATQQRTIGYLVEQSSSAGMVSAKPMFGEFGLYVDGKMIGSVCDDQLFLKPTAAGRVHAEPVPEAPPYPGAKPQLLIEADRWDDARWLGELLRITAAELPAPKSRKAKRSE
- a CDS encoding DUF5681 domain-containing protein, which gives rise to MSDDQNGKVGWGCPPIGSRFKPGTSGNPRGRPRGRREKDLYDAILGQMVTVREEGVERRVRADEAFLLQLTAKGLAGDSVMTRAALQAFEFDALHSPPQQSRVIVYSVYPEPGDLRQTIQQIGVATLLDGYRPSARLALETWVIEEALARLGDRQLAVDEQRIVLAAARMPNKVRWPAWWSVYES
- a CDS encoding 5-methylcytosine restriction system specificity protein McrC, which produces MIPIENIYYLFCYAWNRFEEAQAIPLGASPSPDLPNLLGRVLLHGTRRLLRRGLDRNYQDRTEDLATVRGRIELGDTMQLQARSIRRLVCEFDELSHDLLHNQIIKASLRRLARAESIEQSLAKELVRTAARMPDVTDIWLDRSAFARVQLHRNNAYYDLLLKVAELAFDCLLPEAGGHGFAFQDILRDETKMARVFEDFVRNFYRTEQTALQVLPLTVSWDALPLSRTGTGRLPAMIADIYLKGAERRLIIDTKYYANALQRSLHGTESFQSSNLYQLFAYLKNAAADPLFASCEGMLLYPMNGSRLKETFLIQEHPVTLATIDLALPWPEIAESLLTLLQPIEIGAE
- a CDS encoding site-specific DNA-methyltransferase is translated as MSIRLTHKALDDIIPYVNNARLHPRKQIAQLRASIKANGFTNPILVDNAGVIIAGHGRLIAARELGLTSVPVIELRDLTPDQARALRLADNKIALNSGWDVDLLRLELGELVSGGIEIDLEATGFSSGEIDVLLNPVADPDDDAIPEVRAEPRASLGDIWELGDHRIGCGDARDAAFVREVIGGWGKVDCCFLDPPYNVAIQGHANVKTKHREFAMASGEMSTSEFRSFLMATVGNCVASSRDGAVHFVCMDWRHMGDLTAVGDELYGDQLNLCVWNKSNAGMGSLYRSKHELVSVYRVGTAPHTNAVELGRHGRNRTNVWDYASVNSFQGAKRGDLKLHPTVKPTALVADAIQDVTQRGDLVLDTFLGSGTTLIASERTGRRFRGLDIDPAYVDVALDRWTAMTGGTPRRIVEGGSDA